A genomic segment from Candidatus Woesearchaeota archaeon encodes:
- a CDS encoding type II toxin-antitoxin system PemK/MazF family toxin produces MRHGKMLKAGDVVLANVQFADTFEIKKRPALVLFEEFGNVVAAGITSNLEMKGIALTRKEGAVKDSVIKLNYIFTISKIMIEKNLFSLSKEKKKKVFDAFVDKLNGLNE; encoded by the coding sequence ATGAGGCATGGGAAAATGCTTAAGGCAGGGGATGTTGTTTTAGCCAATGTGCAGTTCGCTGACACATTTGAGATAAAGAAAAGGCCGGCTTTGGTGCTGTTTGAAGAATTTGGGAATGTTGTTGCAGCGGGAATAACCAGCAATCTTGAGATGAAAGGTATTGCATTGACCAGAAAGGAGGGCGCTGTTAAGGACAGCGTGATTAAGCTAAATTACATATTCACTATTTCTAAAATAATGATTGAAAAAAACCTTTTTTCATTGTCAAAAGAAAAGAAGAAAAAGGTGTTTGACGCATTTGTAGATAAGTTAAATGGGCTGAATGAGTGA